In Comamonas sp. lk, the following proteins share a genomic window:
- a CDS encoding ATP-dependent DNA helicase gives MSSLQNAVLAAFSPDGSLSVAEPGFRPRAGQTAMASAVAEAIENREVLVVEAGTGVGKTYAYLVPALLSGQRLLVSTATKALQDQLFARDLPRLVGALGLPLRMARLKGRSSYLCLERLERVRQGKTAPQDPQVLRAVAAVERWSKITRTGDLGELSALDERSPVVPLVTTTKDNCVGSDCAHWQDCHVNLARQEAMQADVVVINHHLLFADMDVRESGVAQLLPSTGVVVIDEAHQLNDIGVQFAGETLSSQQLIGYARDVLRSTSVHARGMADWLVLCATLEQAMRELRLQAGKPPVGGRLPWQGVTPQGLDAQRWRAALVRLGQSLRALLTPLAVMEAMAADLQRVYERGAELLTRLARFAAAADEDCVRWLEVGTQQLRMLESPLSIARIMRERLLGRLLDEENHSDQLNTDKGASWIFTSATLGRDAQLSWFVEPCGLRGARVLKVDSPFDYPRQAGLYIPQPFAAAGSAQHSQQVAQLALDGAQRLGGRTLVLTTTLKALNNISMALRNGLGLFGELEVLVQGEAPKLALIQRFMAAGAVTQGASARGCILVASATFWEGVDLPGDVLQLVVIDKLPFPPPDDPLVEARSRQLESVGRHAFQDYMLPEAAMALKQGAGRLIRSETDQGMLAVCDARLATMAYGAELLAALPPMRMLAGQGEFEAQLDALAQQRGSN, from the coding sequence GTGAGTTCCCTGCAAAACGCCGTGCTGGCGGCATTTTCCCCCGATGGCAGCCTGTCCGTGGCCGAGCCCGGCTTCAGGCCGCGTGCCGGCCAGACGGCCATGGCAAGCGCGGTGGCCGAAGCCATCGAAAACCGGGAGGTACTGGTGGTGGAGGCCGGCACCGGCGTGGGCAAGACCTATGCCTATCTGGTGCCGGCCTTGCTCAGCGGCCAGCGGCTGCTGGTCTCCACCGCAACTAAGGCCTTGCAGGATCAGTTGTTTGCCCGGGATCTGCCGCGTCTGGTGGGCGCTTTGGGCCTGCCGCTGCGCATGGCGCGCCTCAAGGGGCGCAGCAGCTATCTGTGCCTGGAGCGGCTGGAGCGCGTGCGCCAGGGCAAGACGGCGCCGCAAGACCCGCAGGTACTGCGCGCCGTGGCCGCGGTGGAGCGCTGGTCAAAAATCACGCGCACCGGTGATTTGGGCGAGCTGTCGGCACTCGACGAACGCTCGCCCGTGGTGCCGCTGGTCACGACCACCAAGGACAACTGCGTGGGCTCCGACTGCGCCCATTGGCAGGACTGTCATGTGAACCTGGCCCGCCAGGAGGCCATGCAGGCCGATGTGGTCGTGATCAACCACCATCTGCTGTTTGCCGATATGGATGTGCGCGAATCCGGCGTGGCCCAGTTGCTGCCGAGCACCGGCGTGGTGGTGATAGACGAGGCCCATCAGCTCAACGATATCGGCGTGCAGTTTGCCGGCGAGACCTTGTCCAGCCAGCAGCTCATAGGCTATGCGCGTGATGTGCTGCGCAGCACCAGCGTGCATGCGCGCGGTATGGCGGACTGGCTGGTGCTGTGCGCCACGCTGGAGCAGGCCATGCGCGAGTTGCGGCTGCAGGCCGGCAAGCCCCCCGTAGGCGGCCGTCTGCCCTGGCAGGGCGTGACGCCCCAGGGTCTGGATGCACAGCGCTGGCGCGCGGCCCTGGTGCGCCTGGGCCAGAGCCTGCGTGCCTTGCTTACGCCGCTGGCCGTCATGGAAGCCATGGCCGCCGATCTGCAGCGTGTCTATGAGCGCGGTGCCGAGCTGCTCACCCGCCTGGCGCGTTTTGCGGCCGCTGCCGATGAAGACTGCGTGCGTTGGCTGGAGGTCGGCACCCAGCAGCTGCGCATGCTGGAGTCGCCTCTGAGCATTGCCCGCATCATGCGCGAGCGATTGTTGGGCCGGCTGCTGGACGAAGAAAACCATAGCGATCAGCTAAATACGGACAAGGGTGCCAGCTGGATTTTTACCTCGGCCACCCTGGGGCGGGATGCGCAGCTGAGCTGGTTTGTCGAACCCTGCGGTCTGCGCGGCGCGCGGGTGCTCAAGGTGGACAGCCCGTTTGACTACCCGCGCCAGGCCGGGCTGTACATCCCCCAGCCTTTTGCTGCGGCAGGCAGCGCCCAGCACAGCCAGCAGGTGGCTCAGCTGGCGCTGGACGGTGCCCAGCGCCTGGGCGGGCGCACCCTGGTGCTGACCACCACCTTGAAGGCGCTGAACAACATCAGCATGGCCTTGCGCAATGGCTTGGGCCTTTTTGGCGAGCTGGAGGTACTGGTGCAGGGCGAGGCGCCCAAGCTGGCGCTGATTCAGCGCTTCATGGCGGCCGGGGCCGTGACGCAGGGGGCGTCGGCGCGGGGCTGCATTCTGGTGGCTTCGGCCACGTTCTGGGAGGGCGTGGATTTGCCTGGCGATGTGCTGCAGCTGGTGGTCATAGACAAGCTGCCGTTTCCGCCGCCCGATGATCCGCTGGTCGAGGCCCGCTCACGCCAGTTGGAGAGCGTGGGCCGCCACGCTTTTCAGGATTACATGCTGCCCGAGGCTGCCATGGCGCTCAAGCAGGGGGCAGGGCGGCTGATTCGCAGCGAGACCGACCAGGGCATGCTGGCCGTATGTGATGCCAGGCTGGCCACCATGGCCTATGGCGCCGAACTGCTGGCTGCGCTGCCGCCCATGCGCATGCTGGCAGGCCAGGGCGAGTTCGAGGCGCAGCTGGATGCTCTGGCGCAGCAGCGCGGCAGCAATTGA
- a CDS encoding protein phosphatase 2C domain-containing protein: MSSNFRIQASTGIHRGDREYQQDQVLLMSHPRVNGCVLGVVADGMGGRSGGRKASDQVMLTARQLFEQFDPQTEECSRMLRTIVQDAHTVIRLTAMSSEQEPHSTFAAFVMLPSGRCHIVHSGDSRVYHYCGDQMLYRTKDHSYVQALVARGELSEEQANNHPQSNILLGCLGTEAPPPMEHHVIEALRPGETLMACSDGIWHYFTQQELGTVLNALTPREATEFLIDKARSRARGHGDNLSLAVLKLVAIAPTDQPAT, encoded by the coding sequence ATGTCTTCCAACTTTCGCATCCAGGCCTCGACCGGCATACACCGCGGCGACAGGGAATATCAGCAGGATCAGGTGTTGCTGATGTCGCATCCGCGTGTCAACGGCTGCGTCCTAGGTGTGGTCGCCGACGGCATGGGCGGGCGCAGCGGCGGGCGCAAGGCCTCCGATCAAGTCATGCTCACGGCCCGCCAGCTGTTCGAGCAGTTCGATCCGCAGACCGAAGAGTGCAGCCGCATGCTGCGCACCATTGTGCAGGATGCGCACACCGTGATTCGCCTCACGGCCATGTCCTCCGAACAAGAACCGCACAGCACTTTTGCCGCCTTTGTCATGCTGCCCAGCGGGCGCTGCCATATCGTGCATTCAGGCGACTCGCGCGTCTATCACTATTGCGGCGATCAAATGCTGTATCGCACCAAAGATCACTCCTATGTACAAGCCCTGGTGGCCAGGGGTGAACTGAGCGAGGAGCAGGCCAACAACCACCCCCAGTCCAACATCTTGCTTGGCTGCCTGGGCACGGAGGCACCGCCGCCCATGGAGCACCATGTGATCGAAGCCCTGCGCCCCGGCGAGACGCTGATGGCCTGCTCGGACGGCATCTGGCACTACTTCACGCAGCAGGAGCTGGGCACGGTGCTGAACGCGCTGACACCGCGCGAAGCCACGGAATTTCTGATCGACAAGGCGCGTAGCCGCGCCCGTGGCCATGGCGACAATCTGTCGCTGGCCGTGCTCAAGCTGGTGGCGATAGCCCCCACAGACCAACCAGCGACCTGA
- the zapE gene encoding cell division protein ZapE — translation MNVKQAYEAELAAKGFQSDPAQMRAVEALQRCADEWAVYKNKRSNALKKLLNHPDLPQGVYMYGGVGRGKSFLMECFFNAVPLKRKVRLHFHEFMREVHREMHLMQGTQNPLDALGAKIAKKYKLICFDEFHVSDITDAMILYKLLESLFANGVGFVTTSNFTPDGLYPGGLHRDRILPAIALLKERMEVINVDNGTDYRRRTLESAKLYHCPLGAEADAALEDTFNHLAEAHDEEPVMQIETRKIAAKRRAGGVIWFDFRELCAGPRSQNDYLEIATQFHTVLLSDVPQMHVNMASAARRFTLLVDVLYDRHVKLILSVAVPPEQIYTEGPLAHEFPRTVSRLNEMQSKEYLQLERRVVDTRLT, via the coding sequence GTGAATGTAAAACAGGCCTACGAGGCAGAACTGGCGGCCAAAGGCTTTCAAAGTGACCCTGCGCAAATGCGTGCAGTGGAGGCGCTGCAGCGCTGTGCCGATGAGTGGGCCGTATACAAGAACAAGCGCTCCAACGCGCTCAAGAAGCTGCTCAACCACCCCGATCTGCCCCAGGGCGTTTACATGTATGGCGGAGTAGGGCGCGGCAAAAGCTTTCTGATGGAATGCTTTTTCAATGCCGTGCCCCTCAAGCGCAAAGTGCGTTTGCACTTTCACGAATTCATGCGCGAAGTGCACCGCGAGATGCACCTCATGCAAGGCACGCAAAACCCGCTCGATGCGCTGGGTGCCAAGATTGCCAAGAAGTACAAGCTGATCTGCTTTGACGAGTTTCACGTCTCCGACATCACGGACGCCATGATTCTCTACAAGTTGCTGGAATCGCTGTTTGCCAACGGCGTGGGCTTTGTCACCACCTCCAACTTCACGCCCGACGGCCTGTATCCGGGCGGCCTGCACCGCGACCGCATCCTGCCGGCGATTGCCCTGCTCAAGGAGCGCATGGAAGTGATCAACGTGGACAACGGCACCGACTACCGCCGCCGCACGTTGGAGAGCGCCAAGCTCTACCACTGCCCGCTGGGTGCCGAGGCCGATGCTGCGCTGGAGGACACTTTCAATCATCTGGCCGAGGCCCATGATGAAGAGCCAGTGATGCAGATTGAAACCCGCAAGATTGCGGCCAAGCGCCGCGCTGGCGGCGTGATCTGGTTTGATTTCCGCGAGCTGTGCGCCGGCCCGCGCTCGCAAAACGACTACCTGGAAATTGCCACGCAGTTCCACACCGTGCTGCTGTCCGATGTGCCGCAGATGCATGTGAACATGGCCTCGGCGGCGCGACGCTTCACCTTGCTGGTGGACGTGCTGTACGACCGCCACGTCAAGCTCATTCTCTCGGTGGCCGTGCCGCCCGAGCAGATTTACACCGAAGGCCCGCTGGCCCACGAATTTCCGCGCACGGTCTCGCGCCTCAACGAGATGCAGTCCAAGGAGTATTTGCAGCTGGAACGCCGTGTGGTGGATACCCGCCTGACTTGA
- the lpdA gene encoding dihydrolipoyl dehydrogenase, whose translation MSKQFDVVVIGAGPGGYIAAIRAAQLGFNVACIDEWKNAAGGAAPGGTCTNVGCIPSKALLQSSEHFEHAKLHFADHGISTGKVEMDVSKMVARKEAIVKQNNDGILYLFKKNKVTFFHGRGSFVKAVDGGYEIKVAGKEEEIITGKQIVLATGSNARALPGVPFDEENILSNDGALSLGKAPKKLCLIGAGVIGLEMGSVWRRLGTEVTVLEGMDKFLPVVDEQIAKEAKKAFDKQGLKIELGVKVGDIKSGKKGVSIAYTNAKGEAQQLDVDKLIVSIGRTANTIGLNAEAVGLALDERGAIVVDDLCKTSLPGVWAVGDVVRGPMLAHKAEEEAVAVAERIAGQHGHVNFATLPSVIYTSPEVAWVGRTEQQLKADGVKYKAGTFPFLANGRARALGDTTGMVKFLADAETDEILGVHMVGPMVSELISEAVVAMEFKASSEDIARICHAHPSLSESTKEAALAVDKRTLNF comes from the coding sequence ATGAGCAAGCAATTTGACGTCGTCGTGATCGGCGCAGGCCCCGGCGGCTATATCGCCGCCATCCGCGCTGCACAACTGGGTTTCAACGTCGCCTGTATCGACGAGTGGAAGAATGCCGCTGGCGGCGCTGCACCTGGCGGCACCTGCACCAATGTGGGTTGCATTCCTTCCAAGGCGCTGCTGCAGTCTTCCGAGCATTTCGAGCATGCCAAGCTGCACTTTGCCGACCACGGCATCTCCACCGGCAAGGTCGAGATGGATGTGTCCAAGATGGTTGCCCGCAAGGAAGCCATCGTCAAGCAAAACAACGACGGCATCCTGTACCTGTTCAAGAAGAACAAGGTCACTTTCTTCCACGGCCGTGGCTCCTTCGTAAAGGCCGTTGACGGCGGCTACGAAATCAAGGTTGCCGGCAAGGAAGAAGAAATCATCACCGGCAAGCAGATCGTGCTGGCCACCGGCTCCAACGCCCGTGCCCTGCCTGGCGTGCCTTTCGATGAAGAGAACATCCTCTCCAACGATGGCGCTCTGAGCCTGGGCAAGGCTCCCAAGAAGCTGTGCCTGATCGGTGCTGGCGTGATCGGCCTGGAAATGGGTTCGGTCTGGCGCCGCCTGGGCACGGAAGTGACCGTGCTGGAAGGCATGGACAAGTTCCTGCCCGTGGTGGACGAGCAAATCGCCAAGGAAGCCAAGAAGGCTTTCGACAAGCAAGGTCTGAAGATCGAGCTGGGCGTGAAGGTCGGCGACATCAAGTCCGGCAAGAAGGGCGTGTCCATTGCTTACACCAATGCCAAGGGCGAAGCCCAGCAGCTGGACGTGGACAAGCTGATCGTCTCCATCGGCCGCACGGCCAACACCATCGGCCTGAACGCTGAAGCCGTGGGCCTGGCCCTGGACGAGCGTGGCGCCATCGTGGTGGACGATCTGTGCAAGACCAGCCTGCCAGGCGTGTGGGCCGTGGGCGACGTGGTGCGTGGCCCCATGTTGGCTCACAAGGCCGAAGAAGAAGCTGTGGCCGTGGCCGAGCGCATCGCTGGCCAGCATGGCCATGTGAACTTCGCCACGCTGCCTAGCGTGATCTACACCAGCCCCGAAGTGGCATGGGTGGGCCGCACCGAGCAGCAGCTGAAGGCCGACGGCGTCAAGTACAAGGCCGGCACGTTCCCCTTCCTGGCCAACGGCCGCGCGCGCGCTCTGGGCGACACGACCGGCATGGTCAAGTTCCTGGCCGATGCCGAGACCGACGAAATCCTGGGCGTGCACATGGTTGGTCCCATGGTGTCCGAGTTGATCTCCGAAGCTGTGGTAGCCATGGAGTTCAAGGCGTCGTCTGAAGACATCGCCCGCATCTGCCATGCCCACCCCTCGCTGTCCGAATCCACCAAGGAAGCGGCTCTGGCTGTGGACAAGCGCACGCTGAACTTCTAA
- the odhB gene encoding 2-oxoglutarate dehydrogenase complex dihydrolipoyllysine-residue succinyltransferase, with protein MAIVEVKVPLLSESITEATMLTWKKKVGEAVAIDEILIEVETDKVVLEVPAPAAGVIVEIVQGDGATVAAEQLIAKIDTAAVAGAPAPAAAPAAASAPAAAPVAAAAAGADKSGVAMPAAAKILADNNLSAANVAGTGKDGRVTKGDALGAIKAGAAIPTGAPKAALPQVAAPAGKQELGERPEQRVPMTRLRARIAERLLQSQATNAILTTFNEVNMAPVMDMRKKFQDSFTKEHGVKLGFMSFFVKAAVHALKKFPAVNASIDGNDIVYHGYFDIGIAVSSPRGLVVPILRNADQMSFADIEKKIAEFGQKAKDGKLGIEEMTGGTFSISNGGTFGSMMSTPIINPPQSAILGVHATKDRAVVENGQVVVRPMNYLAMSYDHRIIDGREAVLSLVAMKDALEDPSRLLFDL; from the coding sequence ATGGCAATCGTTGAAGTCAAAGTTCCCCTGCTGTCCGAGTCCATCACGGAAGCCACCATGCTCACCTGGAAGAAGAAGGTGGGCGAGGCCGTCGCCATCGATGAAATCCTCATCGAAGTGGAAACCGACAAGGTGGTGCTCGAAGTGCCCGCACCCGCTGCCGGCGTGATCGTTGAAATCGTGCAAGGCGACGGCGCCACCGTGGCCGCCGAGCAGCTGATCGCCAAGATCGACACCGCTGCCGTGGCCGGTGCTCCAGCTCCCGCAGCAGCTCCTGCCGCCGCATCCGCTCCTGCTGCTGCCCCTGTGGCTGCCGCAGCGGCCGGCGCCGACAAGAGCGGCGTGGCCATGCCCGCTGCCGCCAAGATCCTGGCCGACAACAACCTGTCCGCCGCCAATGTGGCTGGCACAGGCAAGGACGGCCGCGTGACCAAGGGCGACGCTCTGGGTGCCATCAAGGCTGGCGCTGCCATCCCCACTGGCGCTCCCAAGGCTGCTCTGCCCCAGGTGGCGGCTCCTGCCGGCAAGCAAGAACTGGGCGAGCGCCCAGAGCAGCGCGTGCCCATGACACGTCTGCGTGCTCGTATTGCCGAGCGTCTGCTGCAATCGCAAGCCACCAACGCCATCCTGACCACGTTCAATGAAGTGAACATGGCTCCCGTGATGGACATGCGCAAGAAGTTCCAGGACTCCTTCACCAAGGAACACGGCGTGAAGCTGGGCTTCATGTCCTTCTTCGTCAAGGCTGCTGTGCACGCCCTGAAGAAGTTCCCCGCTGTGAACGCCTCGATCGACGGCAACGACATCGTCTATCACGGCTACTTCGACATCGGTATCGCCGTGAGCTCGCCTCGCGGTCTGGTGGTGCCCATCCTGCGCAATGCAGACCAGATGAGCTTCGCCGACATCGAAAAGAAGATTGCTGAATTCGGTCAAAAGGCCAAGGACGGCAAGCTGGGCATTGAAGAAATGACTGGCGGTACTTTCTCGATCTCCAATGGCGGTACTTTCGGTTCGATGATGTCCACCCCCATCATCAACCCTCCTCAGTCCGCCATCCTGGGCGTGCACGCCACCAAGGACCGCGCTGTGGTCGAAAACGGTCAAGTCGTGGTTCGCCCCATGAACTACCTGGCCATGTCCTATGACCACCGCATCATCGACGGCCGCGAAGCCGTGCTGAGCCTGGTGGCCATGAAGGACGCGCTGGAAGATCCTTCCCGCCTGCTGTTCGATCTGTAA
- a CDS encoding 2-oxoglutarate dehydrogenase E1 component, with protein MSDQSTVYKAYQGNTYLFGGNAPYVEEMYESYLSNPGSVPDSWREYFDALQHVPAVDGTDSKDIPHLPVINAFAERAKQGGTKVVVASGADSELGRKRTAVQQLIAAYRNVGQRYADLDPLKRTERPEIPELEPSFYGFTDADQEVVFNTSNTFFGKETMTLRELLNALRETYCGTLGAEYMYATDQNQKRWWQQKLETIRSKPAFNADEKKRILDRLTAAEGLERYLHTKYVGQKRFSLEGGESFIAAMDELINSASAKGVQEVVIGMAHRGRLNVLVNTLGKMPKDLFAEFDHTAPEDLPAGDVKYHQGFSSDVSAKGGPMHLSLAFNPSHLEIVNPVVEGSVRSRMDRRDDPHGKQVLPVLVHGDAAFAGQGVNQETLALSETRGYTTGGTVHIIINNQIGFTTSDPRDLRSTTYCTDIVKMVESPVLHVNGDDPEAVCLAMQMALDFRMEFSKDVVVDIVCFRKLGHNEQDTPALTQPLMYKKIAAHPGTRKLYADKLATQGLGETLGDEMAKAFRAAMDEGRHTQEVVLTNFKSKYAVDWSPFVGKPWTDAGDTAIPLAEWKRLAEKITTLPASVNPHALVKKVYDDRAAMGRGDVNVDWGMGETMAFGSLVASGYPVRLSGEDSGRGTFTHRHAVIHDQKREKWDEGTYIPLQNVADNQAPFVVIDSILSEEAVLGFEYGYASNDPNTLVVWEAQFGDFANGAQVVIDQFIASGEVKWGRVNGLTLMLPHGYEGQGPEHSSARLERFMQLAADANMQVVQPTTASQIFHILRRQMVRNLRKPLVIMTPKSLLRNKDATSPLSEFTNGSFQTVIPEQDAAVVKNADKVKRIIACSGKVYYDLVKKRTEKESKDVAIIRVEQLYPFPHKAFAAEVKKYANATDIVWCQDEPQNQGAWFFIQHNIHENMREGQKLGYSGRAASASPAVGYSHLHQEQQKALVEGAFAKLKGFVLTK; from the coding sequence ATGAGCGATCAGTCAACGGTCTATAAAGCCTATCAAGGCAATACGTACCTCTTCGGCGGCAATGCGCCCTATGTCGAGGAAATGTATGAAAGCTATTTGTCCAATCCTGGCAGCGTGCCGGATTCGTGGCGCGAATACTTCGACGCATTGCAGCATGTGCCTGCAGTGGACGGAACAGATTCCAAGGACATTCCTCACCTGCCCGTGATCAATGCCTTTGCCGAGCGTGCAAAGCAAGGCGGCACCAAGGTGGTTGTGGCTTCCGGTGCCGACTCCGAACTGGGTCGCAAGCGCACTGCCGTGCAGCAGCTGATTGCTGCTTACCGCAATGTGGGCCAGCGTTATGCCGATCTCGATCCGCTGAAGCGCACCGAGCGCCCTGAAATTCCCGAGCTGGAGCCTTCGTTCTACGGCTTCACCGACGCCGACCAGGAAGTGGTGTTCAACACCAGCAACACTTTCTTCGGCAAGGAAACAATGACTCTGCGCGAGCTGCTCAACGCTCTGCGCGAAACCTACTGCGGCACCCTGGGCGCCGAGTACATGTATGCCACCGACCAGAACCAAAAGCGCTGGTGGCAACAAAAGCTGGAAACCATTCGCTCCAAGCCCGCTTTCAACGCTGACGAGAAAAAGCGCATCCTGGATCGCCTGACTGCAGCCGAAGGCCTGGAACGCTATCTGCATACCAAGTATGTGGGTCAGAAGCGCTTCTCGCTGGAAGGTGGCGAGTCCTTCATCGCCGCCATGGACGAGCTGATCAACTCCGCCAGCGCCAAGGGCGTGCAGGAAGTCGTGATCGGTATGGCCCACCGCGGCCGTTTGAACGTGCTGGTCAACACCCTGGGTAAGATGCCCAAGGACCTGTTCGCCGAGTTCGATCACACCGCTCCCGAAGACCTGCCAGCAGGCGACGTGAAGTACCACCAGGGTTTCAGCTCGGACGTGTCGGCCAAGGGTGGCCCCATGCACCTGTCGCTGGCGTTCAACCCCTCCCACCTGGAAATCGTCAACCCCGTGGTTGAAGGCTCGGTGCGTTCGCGCATGGATCGCCGCGATGACCCACACGGCAAGCAAGTGCTGCCCGTGCTGGTGCACGGTGATGCCGCTTTCGCCGGTCAAGGCGTGAACCAGGAAACGCTGGCTCTGTCCGAAACCCGTGGCTATACCACCGGTGGTACGGTCCACATCATCATCAACAACCAGATCGGTTTCACCACCTCTGACCCCCGCGACCTGCGCTCGACCACCTATTGCACGGATATCGTGAAGATGGTCGAGTCGCCTGTGCTGCACGTCAACGGCGATGATCCTGAAGCGGTGTGCCTGGCCATGCAGATGGCTCTGGACTTCCGCATGGAGTTCTCCAAGGACGTGGTGGTAGACATCGTCTGCTTCCGCAAGCTGGGTCACAACGAGCAGGACACTCCTGCTCTGACACAGCCTCTGATGTACAAGAAGATTGCAGCCCACCCCGGGACGCGCAAGCTGTACGCAGACAAGCTGGCTACCCAAGGCCTGGGCGAGACCCTGGGCGACGAAATGGCAAAGGCGTTCCGCGCTGCCATGGACGAAGGCCGTCACACCCAGGAAGTGGTGCTGACCAACTTCAAGAGCAAGTACGCAGTGGACTGGAGCCCCTTCGTAGGCAAGCCCTGGACCGATGCCGGCGATACCGCTATTCCCTTGGCCGAGTGGAAGCGACTGGCCGAGAAGATCACAACTCTGCCAGCCAGCGTGAACCCTCACGCTTTGGTCAAGAAGGTGTATGACGACCGCGCAGCCATGGGCCGTGGCGATGTCAACGTGGACTGGGGCATGGGCGAAACCATGGCCTTCGGCTCCCTCGTGGCTTCGGGCTACCCCGTGCGTCTGTCTGGCGAAGACAGCGGTCGCGGTACCTTTACCCACCGTCATGCCGTGATTCACGATCAAAAGCGTGAAAAGTGGGATGAAGGCACGTACATCCCTCTGCAGAACGTGGCCGACAACCAGGCTCCGTTTGTCGTGATCGACTCCATCCTGTCCGAAGAGGCAGTGCTGGGCTTCGAATACGGTTACGCATCCAACGATCCCAACACCCTGGTGGTCTGGGAAGCCCAATTCGGCGACTTCGCCAACGGCGCCCAAGTGGTGATCGATCAGTTCATCGCCTCCGGTGAAGTCAAGTGGGGTCGCGTCAACGGCCTGACGCTGATGCTGCCTCACGGCTACGAAGGTCAAGGTCCTGAGCACAGCTCGGCCCGTCTGGAACGCTTCATGCAGCTGGCGGCCGACGCCAACATGCAAGTGGTGCAGCCCACTACGGCCAGCCAGATCTTCCACATCCTGCGCCGCCAGATGGTTCGCAACCTGCGCAAGCCGCTGGTCATCATGACTCCCAAGTCGCTGCTGCGTAACAAGGACGCAACATCGCCTCTGTCCGAGTTCACGAATGGCAGCTTCCAGACCGTGATCCCCGAGCAGGACGCCGCCGTGGTCAAGAACGCCGACAAGGTCAAGCGCATCATTGCCTGCTCGGGCAAGGTGTACTACGACCTGGTCAAGAAGCGCACCGAGAAGGAAAGCAAGGACGTGGCCATCATCCGCGTCGAACAGCTGTACCCCTTCCCGCACAAGGCATTTGCTGCCGAAGTGAAGAAGTACGCCAACGCCACCGATATCGTGTGGTGCCAGGACGAGCCTCAGAACCAGGGTGCCTGGTTCTTCATCCAGCACAACATTCACGAAAACATGCGTGAAGGCCAGAAGCTGGGCTACTCCGGTCGCGCTGCGTCCGCGTCGCCAGCTGTCGGTTACTCGCATCTGCACCAAGAGCAGCAAAAGGCCCTGGTGGAAGGCGCATTCGCCAAGCTCAAGGGTTTTGTACTGACAAAGTAA
- a CDS encoding AI-2E family transporter, translated as MHLLPLHKRAFMLLLLAVTVGFGLVLWEYSVAIFWGIVLAIVFAPLHKRIAARIPQSPTLAALATLLLSLVVVILPLVLISISLVKETTAIYERIANGNISAGAYVEQVFNALPSWLTPWLEKLHLGSLTEMQEKLSNLALQASKLAASRAVGVGQNTLGFVIGFGVMLYLMFFLLRDGKTLVQRLWNATPLDTTHKHELAVKFITVIRATVKGNLVVAASQGALGGLIFWILGIQGAVLWAVVMAFLSLLPAVGAGLVWGPVAIYFLATGEVSKGLILATYGVVVIGLVDNVMRPLLVGKDTKMPDYVVLISTLGGMAVFGLTGFVLGPAIAALFMATWDIFANMQQQEELQLQQSLRSSEPAVLPSETAPDAAANTPPAKDADKQGN; from the coding sequence ATGCACCTTTTGCCGCTACACAAACGCGCCTTCATGCTCTTGCTTTTGGCGGTGACCGTCGGCTTTGGCTTGGTGCTTTGGGAATATTCCGTAGCGATCTTCTGGGGCATTGTGCTGGCGATTGTGTTTGCTCCCTTGCACAAACGCATCGCGGCCCGCATACCCCAAAGCCCTACCCTGGCCGCGCTGGCCACCCTGCTGCTGAGTCTGGTGGTGGTCATCCTGCCCCTGGTGCTGATCAGCATCTCCCTGGTCAAGGAAACCACGGCCATCTACGAGCGCATTGCCAACGGCAATATTTCGGCCGGAGCCTATGTGGAGCAGGTGTTCAACGCCCTGCCTTCCTGGCTCACCCCCTGGCTGGAAAAACTGCATCTGGGCTCGCTGACTGAAATGCAGGAAAAGCTCTCCAACCTCGCCTTGCAGGCGAGCAAGCTGGCGGCCTCCAGGGCCGTTGGCGTGGGGCAGAACACCTTGGGCTTCGTCATTGGCTTTGGCGTGATGCTGTATCTGATGTTCTTTTTGTTGCGCGACGGAAAGACGCTGGTGCAGCGCTTGTGGAATGCCACACCGCTCGACACCACCCACAAGCATGAGCTGGCGGTCAAGTTCATCACCGTCATTCGCGCCACCGTCAAAGGCAATCTGGTGGTCGCAGCCTCTCAGGGCGCACTGGGCGGCCTGATTTTCTGGATTCTCGGCATCCAGGGTGCCGTGCTTTGGGCCGTGGTCATGGCCTTTCTGTCTCTGCTGCCCGCCGTGGGCGCAGGTCTGGTCTGGGGTCCTGTTGCCATTTACTTCCTGGCAACCGGCGAAGTCAGCAAGGGCCTGATTCTTGCGACCTATGGTGTCGTGGTCATCGGTCTGGTGGACAACGTGATGCGCCCCTTGCTGGTGGGCAAGGACACCAAGATGCCAGACTATGTGGTGCTGATCTCCACACTGGGCGGCATGGCGGTGTTCGGACTGACGGGCTTTGTGCTGGGCCCGGCCATTGCGGCCTTGTTCATGGCGACCTGGGACATCTTTGCCAACATGCAGCAGCAGGAAGAGTTGCAGCTACAGCAAAGTCTGCGCAGCTCCGAACCAGCCGTACTGCCAAGCGAGACAGCACCTGATGCTGCGGCCAATACGCCTCCAGCAAAAGACGCTGACAAGCAAGGCAACTAG